The following proteins come from a genomic window of Miscanthus floridulus cultivar M001 chromosome 2, ASM1932011v1, whole genome shotgun sequence:
- the LOC136539011 gene encoding uncharacterized protein, with protein sequence MRIRKSASRLLGSAYSASAAPPVGAAPPFDLLPPPPPAAHLAPCSAPESSGGPGFSGPSASSAEPCELSRSPWDLIAEFSLSDPQVEDDIVDKYFVHVTTRSSWLFSATMPAASSAKKKNLQAAAGGDNTKLRRDTVKKPAMSSKEKEGEANKKAKVKKEEGQNVGARVWLCKKNDGKRWHCNRPVSQPDTLCEYHFVQKRSYLNPYFESPSVAKLEETAPVLVPVPAAASKSSTRNKPRKKKPGSDLSATEGFYYYAGFGPFRSKRQCRSGGMNGPVPAKQEEDEDHAKDDASPSQQQAEVDEGHDDDTNQTATAARGDASSCEDDTAGIAGVDEGSSSDDDFDGLGISGHSMNGNGDPKASNGDGKRKIPWKRWRKPVKARSLKSLM encoded by the exons ATGCGGATCCGCAAGAGCGCCTCCCGCCTCCTAGGCTCTGCCTACTCCGCCTCCGCTGCCCCGCCCGTTGGTGCGGCGCCTCCGTTCGAcctgctgccaccgccgccgccggcggcgcacCTTGCGCCGTGCTCCGCGCCCGAATCCAGCGGCGGGCCCGGCTTCTCGGGCCCCTCTGCTTCCTCTGCGGAGCCCTGCGAGCTCAGCCGCTCGCCATGGGACCTCATCGCCGAGTTCTCCCTCTCCGACCCACAG GTGGAGGATGACATCGTGGACAAGTACTTCGTCCATGTCACGACCCGCTCGAGCTGGCTCTTCTCAGCCACCATGCCAGCCGCCTCCTCCGCCAAGAAGAAgaacctgcaggctgcagctggcGGGGATAACACGAAGCTGCGTCGTGACACTGTGAAGAAGCCTGCAATGAGCAGTAAGGAGAAGGAGGGCGAGGCCAATAAGAAGGCAAAGGTCAAGAAAGAGGAGGGGCAGAATGTGGGAGCACGGGTCTGGCTGTGCAAGAAGAACGACGGTAAACGGTGGCACTGCAACCGGCCAGTGAGCCAACCCGACACCCTCTGTGAGTACCATTTCGTGCAGAAGCGCTCCTACTTAAACCCCTATTTTGAGTCTCCCTCTGTGGCAAAATTGGAGGAGACAGCGCCAGTGCTGGTGCCAGTGCCAGCAGCTGCCTCCAAGTCCTCCACACGCAACAAGCCGAGGAAGAAGAAGCCTGGCAGTGACCTCAGTGCGACCGAGGGCTTCTACTACTATGCTGGGTTCGGCCCATTCCGGTCCAAGAGGCAGTGTAGAAGCGGCGGCATGAACGGACCTGTGCCTGCaaagcaagaagaagatgaggatcacGCAAAAGATGATGCTTCTCCGAGTCAGCAGCAGGCTGAAGTTGATGAGGGTCATGATGATGATACCAATCAGACTGCGACTGCAGCCCGTGGTGATGCATCTAGCTGCGAAGATGACACAGCAGGGATTGCTGGCGTCGATGAGGGGAGCAGCAGCGATGACGACTTTGATGGACTTGGTATCTCTGGCCACAGCATGAATGGAAATGGTGATCCCAAAGCTAGCAATGGTGATGGCAAGAGGAAGATCCCGTGGAAGCGGTGGAGGAAGCCCGTGAAGGCGCGGTCGCTCAAGTCCTTGATGTAA